A stretch of Deltaproteobacteria bacterium DNA encodes these proteins:
- the ybeY gene encoding rRNA maturation RNase YbeY, whose amino-acid sequence MWCSAAGARPRWPRASPGTRGGSCAPFGSTAPSSPSCYRPTDVLSFAQREGPGGAPGGLLGDVVISVDAARRQARQRGETLGREADRLLIHGLLHLLGYDHERSAAEARRMQRRERTLARWL is encoded by the coding sequence ATGTGGTGCAGCGCGGCCGGCGCCCGCCCGCGCTGGCCGCGCGCCTCGCCCGGCACGCGCGGCGGCTCCTGCGCGCCCTTCGGCTCGACGGCGCCGAGCTCTCCGTCGTGCTACCGGCCGACCGACGTGCTCTCCTTCGCGCAGCGCGAGGGCCCGGGCGGCGCGCCCGGCGGCCTCCTCGGCGACGTCGTGATCTCGGTCGATGCGGCGCGGCGTCAGGCCCGACAGCGTGGCGAGACGCTGGGGCGCGAGGCGGACCGCCTGCTCATCCACGGCCTCCTCCACCTCCTCGGCTACGACCACGAGCGCTCGGCGGCCGAGGCGCGGCGCATGCAGCGGCGCGAGCGCACGCTCGCCCGATGGCTGTAG